A genomic window from Nitrospirota bacterium includes:
- a CDS encoding GAF domain-containing protein produces MDIHSELPQFYSDVMQSLSAFQRIVAMLNKKSDVKTICDGVVKILSDELGLEHCSIMLLDDSGNYVVNQAGVSTTDTARNEDVFNRAFRVGEGVAGMVAKNNTPILISDVDNDARFMRLNSAVDIGSLLCLPVSAGGKGLGVLNLSHSKRKFFSKHHEKVFSILSTTVGHLINLVRLQKDLELLNKDLQITVLERTREIEESHEYLKNIFENASDIIFTIDNDGKFIFLNKRVEDLGYTKNELVGQLFDTLLMNERAIRAFVQVLKQGGKKTLEMDLKGKDGTVWQTLCSFAPLRSSSEGIVGLLGVAKDITEQKMLEKRLFQSEKLASLVTFVSGIAHELNNRLLPILVYSELLQQSPMAENELKLIKTVNRSATGARRIVESLLRFSRQDKPRKSPVNLNIIVQNVLTLLNYRISSAAISVRHEFDDTLPMIYADERQIEQVFVNIINNACDAIEEKGGTGGILEVKSYLINKEIGIDIVNNGPEIPGDVIGKIFDPFYTSKEVGKGTGLGLSLCYGIIREHGGDITVSSEAGKTRFALRLPITTSDDTANNVIEDSANDIACPANIRLKMVLVVDDEDDQLDVMRHILGDRYKVIGVNSGNEAIERLSTEDYDIVICDFKMPGTDGAGVYEWVSRNKPYMEKKMLFSTGDVLGGKVDALIKKIGGNYIIKPYNIEELLEKVEGIMNNDGC; encoded by the coding sequence GTGGATATTCATTCAGAATTGCCGCAGTTCTACAGCGATGTCATGCAGAGCCTTTCCGCCTTTCAGCGCATTGTTGCAATGCTTAACAAAAAGTCTGATGTGAAGACGATATGTGATGGGGTTGTGAAAATACTGTCCGACGAACTTGGTCTTGAACATTGTTCAATTATGCTCCTCGATGATAGCGGTAATTATGTGGTGAATCAGGCCGGCGTATCAACTACTGATACAGCGAGAAACGAAGATGTATTTAACAGGGCATTCAGGGTCGGGGAAGGCGTAGCAGGTATGGTTGCTAAAAACAATACCCCGATACTGATATCAGATGTGGATAATGATGCCAGATTTATGAGGTTAAATTCAGCAGTTGACATAGGATCATTGCTCTGTCTGCCTGTTTCAGCAGGCGGCAAAGGGCTGGGTGTATTGAATCTTTCCCACAGTAAGCGTAAATTTTTCAGCAAGCACCATGAAAAGGTCTTCTCCATACTTTCCACAACAGTCGGACATCTTATTAATCTTGTCAGGCTTCAGAAGGACCTTGAACTATTAAACAAAGACCTGCAAATAACAGTCCTGGAGAGGACCAGGGAGATAGAAGAGTCACACGAATACCTTAAGAACATATTTGAAAATGCGAGTGACATTATTTTTACTATTGACAATGATGGGAAGTTCATTTTTCTTAATAAAAGGGTAGAAGACCTCGGTTACACGAAAAATGAACTTGTAGGTCAGCTGTTTGATACCCTCTTGATGAATGAAAGGGCTATAAGGGCCTTTGTACAGGTACTGAAGCAGGGAGGAAAGAAGACACTTGAAATGGACCTTAAAGGCAAAGACGGCACCGTATGGCAGACACTATGCAGTTTTGCCCCTCTGAGGAGCAGTAGCGAGGGCATTGTGGGTCTGCTTGGAGTTGCCAAGGACATTACAGAGCAGAAGATGCTCGAAAAACGGTTGTTTCAGTCTGAAAAGCTTGCGTCTCTTGTCACCTTTGTCTCAGGCATTGCACATGAACTCAATAACAGGCTTCTCCCGATATTAGTCTATTCAGAACTCCTGCAGCAGTCACCCATGGCTGAGAATGAATTAAAGCTTATAAAGACAGTTAACCGGTCTGCCACAGGAGCCAGGCGTATTGTTGAATCATTGCTGCGATTCTCAAGGCAGGACAAGCCCCGGAAGAGTCCCGTCAACCTCAATATTATTGTTCAGAATGTATTGACCCTGCTTAACTACAGGATATCTTCTGCTGCCATCTCTGTAAGGCATGAGTTTGATGATACTTTGCCAATGATATATGCGGATGAAAGGCAGATAGAGCAGGTATTTGTAAATATAATTAATAATGCCTGTGATGCCATTGAAGAAAAGGGCGGAACTGGTGGAATACTGGAAGTCAAATCATATCTAATTAATAAAGAAATCGGTATTGACATTGTCAATAACGGACCTGAAATACCAGGCGACGTCATTGGCAAAATATTCGATCCGTTCTATACGAGCAAGGAAGTCGGCAAGGGTACAGGGCTTGGTTTGAGCCTCTGCTATGGAATAATCCGTGAGCATGGCGGTGACATAACAGTCAGCAGTGAGGCCGGAAAAACCCGGTTTGCTTTGAGGCTGCCAATAACGACGTCTGACGATACTGCGAATAACGTAATTGAGGACTCAGCAAATGATATTGCCTGTCCCGCGAACATCAGGTTAAAAATGGTGCTTGTTGTTGATGATGAGGATGACCAGCTTGATGTAATGAGGCATATATTGGGAGACAGGTATAAGGTAATTGGTGTCAATTCCGGAAATGAGGCTATTGAAAGGCTAAGCACTGAAGATTATGACATTGTTATATGCGATTTTAAGATGCCGGGTACAGACGGTGCCGGTGTATATGAATGGGTGAGCAGGAATAAGCCATATATGGAGAAGAAGATGCTTTTCTCTACAGGTGATGTGCTTGGGGGAAAGGTTGATGCACTGATTAAGAAGATCGGCGGGAATTATATTATCAAGCCGTATAATATTGAAGAACTTCTGGAAAAAGTTGAAGGTATAATGAATAATGACGGGTGTTAG
- a CDS encoding nicotinamidase, which yields MTGVRVTAGSALIAVDIQNDFCQGGALPVPDGDAVVPVMNLYIRKFSEVGMHIYFSRDWHPLNHSSFRSAGGIWPEHCVQNTRGAELHTGLIMPEKKVIIEKGTAVDKDAYSAFQGTALAEQLRKAGIKRLFIGGLAVDYCVRSTVLDALHSGFEVFYLSDASRGVDVNPGDSERAIDEMLGAGAVETVYEDLMWQGGP from the coding sequence ATGACGGGTGTTAGAGTTACAGCCGGTTCGGCACTTATTGCCGTAGATATACAGAATGACTTCTGCCAGGGCGGGGCACTGCCTGTGCCTGATGGTGATGCGGTTGTCCCGGTAATGAATTTGTATATAAGAAAATTCAGCGAAGTAGGTATGCATATATATTTTTCAAGGGACTGGCATCCGCTCAATCATTCATCCTTCAGGTCAGCCGGGGGGATATGGCCTGAGCATTGTGTTCAGAATACGCGCGGAGCTGAGTTGCATACGGGTCTTATAATGCCTGAGAAGAAGGTGATTATTGAAAAGGGGACGGCAGTTGATAAGGATGCTTATTCAGCTTTTCAGGGCACTGCACTTGCGGAACAGTTAAGGAAGGCAGGTATAAAGAGGCTTTTCATAGGTGGATTGGCTGTTGACTATTGCGTGAGGAGCACAGTTCTGGATGCATTGCATTCCGGGTTTGAGGTCTTCTACCTGTCAGATGCCTCGAGGGGCGTGGATGTCAATCCAGGCGACAGCGAAAGGGCTATAGACGAGATGCTCGGGGCAGGTGCTGTTGAGACGGTATATGAAGATTTAATGTGGCAGGGGGGACCTTAA